In the Brucella anthropi ATCC 49188 genome, one interval contains:
- the uvrC gene encoding excinuclease ABC subunit UvrC, whose translation MTGNRKNNEDAVANLPSDDEQDVAGIIIGDAETDDDDETDDIVDVPASPSAADSIQWDSSDGLPDIEGLSGQDIINAFVKRLPNNPGVYRMFNSDGDVLYVGKARNLKKRVSNYARGIGHSNRITRMIRETVTMEFVVTRTETEALLLEANLIKRLRPRFNVLMRDDKSFPYILLTGDHRAPGIFKHRGARSRKGDYFGPFASAGAVGRTINALQRAFLLRTCTDSVFETRTRPCLLFQIKRCSGPCTHEISDEDYAELVNEAKAFLSGKSQSVKDHLATAMQAASADLDFEHAAVYRDRLAALSHVQSHQGINPQTVEEADVFAIHQEGGMTCIQVFFFRTGQNWGNRAYFPKADSSLGPAEVLGAFLSQFYDDKPCPRLVLLSETVEEQSLIAEALSTRAGHKVQVNVPQRGEKKDLVDHALTNAREALGRRLAETSSQARLLQGMAETFGLSQPPRRIEVYDNSHIMGTNAVGGMIVAGPEGFVKNQYRKFNIRSTDITPGDDFGMMREVIERRFSRLVKEHGTPEEPADAEVTDTFPAWPDVILIDGGQGQVGAVRQILGELGISHLVNAIGIAKGVDREAGRERFFVEGKQAFTLPPRDPVLYFIQRLRDEAHRFAIGTHRARRKKEMVKNPLDEIAGIGPSRKRALLHHFGTAKAVSRAAVADLMQIEGISEAMAKTIHDHFRDR comes from the coding sequence ATGACCGGAAACCGCAAGAACAATGAGGATGCCGTTGCAAACCTGCCGTCAGATGACGAGCAGGATGTGGCCGGTATAATCATTGGTGATGCGGAAACCGACGATGATGACGAGACGGACGATATAGTCGACGTCCCTGCCTCGCCGTCCGCTGCCGATTCCATTCAATGGGATTCTTCGGATGGCCTGCCGGACATTGAAGGCCTGAGCGGTCAGGACATCATCAATGCTTTCGTGAAGCGCCTGCCGAACAATCCGGGCGTCTATCGCATGTTCAACAGCGATGGTGACGTGCTCTATGTCGGCAAGGCACGCAATCTCAAGAAGCGCGTCTCCAATTATGCGCGCGGGATCGGCCATTCTAACCGCATAACAAGGATGATCCGCGAAACGGTGACGATGGAATTCGTCGTCACCCGGACGGAAACCGAGGCCTTGCTGCTGGAAGCAAATCTCATCAAGAGATTGCGTCCGCGCTTCAACGTGCTGATGCGCGATGACAAGTCGTTTCCCTATATTCTCCTGACTGGCGACCATCGGGCACCCGGCATTTTCAAGCATCGCGGTGCACGGTCCCGCAAGGGAGACTACTTCGGCCCATTCGCCTCTGCCGGTGCTGTCGGTCGCACGATCAACGCGCTTCAGCGCGCCTTTCTGTTGCGGACATGCACGGATTCGGTTTTTGAGACACGCACCCGTCCCTGCCTTCTCTTTCAGATCAAGCGTTGTTCCGGCCCCTGCACGCACGAGATCAGCGATGAGGACTATGCCGAACTCGTCAACGAGGCCAAGGCGTTTCTGTCCGGCAAGAGCCAGTCGGTAAAAGACCACCTTGCAACGGCAATGCAAGCCGCATCGGCTGATCTCGATTTCGAACATGCAGCGGTTTACCGGGATCGTCTGGCGGCGCTTTCTCACGTCCAGTCACATCAGGGTATCAATCCACAGACGGTCGAAGAGGCTGACGTTTTCGCCATCCATCAGGAAGGCGGCATGACCTGCATTCAGGTCTTCTTCTTCCGTACCGGCCAGAACTGGGGCAATCGCGCCTATTTCCCCAAAGCGGACAGTTCGCTCGGCCCGGCAGAGGTTCTGGGGGCATTCCTGTCCCAGTTCTATGACGACAAGCCATGTCCGCGTCTGGTTCTCTTGTCCGAAACGGTTGAGGAGCAATCGCTTATTGCCGAAGCGCTCTCGACGCGAGCGGGCCATAAGGTGCAGGTCAACGTTCCACAGCGCGGCGAGAAGAAAGACCTTGTCGATCACGCCCTGACCAATGCGCGCGAAGCGCTTGGACGGCGGCTTGCCGAAACATCGTCACAGGCGCGCCTGTTGCAAGGCATGGCTGAGACCTTCGGCCTGTCCCAGCCCCCGCGCCGCATCGAGGTCTACGATAACTCGCATATCATGGGCACGAATGCCGTCGGTGGCATGATCGTCGCCGGGCCGGAAGGCTTTGTCAAAAACCAGTACCGGAAGTTTAATATCCGCTCGACCGACATTACGCCGGGCGACGACTTCGGCATGATGCGCGAGGTTATCGAGCGGCGCTTCTCACGGCTGGTCAAGGAGCATGGCACGCCGGAAGAGCCCGCTGACGCAGAAGTAACCGATACATTTCCCGCATGGCCCGATGTCATTTTGATCGACGGCGGTCAAGGCCAGGTCGGTGCGGTAAGGCAAATTCTCGGGGAGCTTGGAATCAGCCATCTCGTCAATGCAATCGGTATTGCCAAGGGCGTCGACCGTGAAGCGGGGCGCGAGCGTTTCTTCGTGGAAGGCAAACAGGCCTTCACGCTGCCGCCGCGCGATCCTGTACTTTATTTCATCCAGCGCCTGCGCGACGAAGCGCACCGGTTTGCCATCGGCACACACCGCGCCCGTCGCAAGAAGGAAATGGTCAAGAATCCGCTCGATGAAATTGCGGGAATCGGCCCATCGCGCAAGCGTGCCCTGCTGCACCATTTCGGGACTGCAAAAGCGGTTTCCAGAGCCGCGGTTGCCGATCTGATGCAGATCGAAGGTATCTCGGAAGCCATGGCCAAGACGATTCACGATCATTTTCGTGACAGATGA
- the pgsA gene encoding CDP-diacylglycerol--glycerol-3-phosphate 3-phosphatidyltransferase produces MQKNHTLSLPNILTYGRIIAVPLVVLCFFVEGRLESSDFARWTALGLFIVASITDFFDGYLARIWKQTSTIGRMLDPIADKLLVSAILLLLAADGTIAGWTLWAAIIILCREILVSGLREYLAELKVSVPVSRLAKWKTTAQMVALAFLLAGPAGDKVVPYVTEMGIVLLWISALLTLYTGWDYFKAGLKHVMD; encoded by the coding sequence ATGCAGAAAAATCATACCCTCTCCTTGCCCAATATCCTCACTTACGGCCGGATCATCGCCGTTCCCCTTGTGGTATTGTGCTTCTTTGTCGAGGGGCGGCTGGAATCAAGCGATTTCGCCCGATGGACAGCTCTGGGATTGTTTATCGTCGCCAGCATTACAGACTTTTTCGACGGTTACCTCGCCCGCATCTGGAAGCAGACATCGACCATCGGTCGCATGTTGGACCCGATTGCCGACAAGCTGCTCGTATCCGCCATCCTGCTGCTTCTGGCAGCTGATGGCACGATCGCCGGCTGGACGCTGTGGGCCGCAATCATCATCCTTTGCCGCGAAATCCTTGTTTCGGGGTTGCGTGAGTATCTTGCCGAACTGAAGGTCAGCGTTCCCGTCTCCCGTCTCGCCAAATGGAAGACGACAGCACAAATGGTTGCTCTCGCTTTTCTGCTCGCAGGCCCTGCTGGTGACAAAGTCGTGCCCTATGTAACCGAAATGGGTATTGTCCTGCTTTGGATATCGGCTCTTCTGACGCTTTATACGGGCTGGGACTATTTCAAGGCGGGCCTCAAACACGTAATGGATTGA
- the moaD gene encoding molybdopterin converting factor subunit 1, with protein MTVKLVYFAWVREKIGKGEELIELPSPKTTVADLISHLKSRGDEYEAAFEHEHVIRAAINQEHAEHVELVNDGDEVALFPPMTGG; from the coding sequence GTGACGGTAAAACTCGTCTATTTTGCATGGGTGCGCGAGAAAATCGGCAAGGGTGAAGAGTTAATCGAACTTCCCTCGCCCAAAACGACAGTGGCTGACCTGATCAGCCACCTGAAATCGCGCGGTGATGAATATGAAGCCGCCTTCGAGCACGAACATGTCATCCGTGCCGCGATCAATCAGGAACATGCCGAGCACGTTGAACTCGTGAATGACGGCGATGAAGTTGCGCTCTTTCCGCCCATGACGGGAGGATGA
- a CDS encoding molybdenum cofactor biosynthesis protein MoaE — protein sequence MTCPLFVGIRSEDFDTAAELRKLEHGRTDIGAIVTFTGLCRDESGTLSALELEHYPGMAEAEITRIARQAIERWPITALTIIHRYGLIKPGENIVLVAAASSHRHAAFEAASFLMDYMKTDAPFWKREHLADGSVGGWVSSKEEDEKIRERWKQS from the coding sequence ATGACATGCCCACTTTTCGTCGGCATAAGAAGTGAAGACTTCGACACGGCAGCGGAACTGCGCAAGCTTGAGCATGGGCGCACGGATATCGGCGCTATCGTCACCTTTACCGGGCTGTGTCGCGATGAAAGCGGCACGCTTTCCGCTCTGGAACTGGAGCATTATCCGGGCATGGCCGAAGCGGAAATCACCCGCATCGCCCGACAGGCCATCGAGCGCTGGCCGATAACAGCCCTCACGATCATTCACCGTTACGGACTCATCAAACCGGGCGAAAACATCGTTCTGGTTGCAGCAGCGTCGTCGCATCGACATGCGGCTTTCGAGGCCGCCTCATTCCTGATGGACTACATGAAAACCGACGCCCCATTCTGGAAGCGGGAACATCTCGCAGATGGTTCGGTTGGTGGCTGGGTGTCGTCCAAAGAGGAAGACGAAAAGATCCGTGAACGCTGGAAACAGTCGTAA
- a CDS encoding YbaY family lipoprotein — protein MRNGLAKTLSIAAALVVGIGALGGAALFLTTSMPTSSIAAEKTVSGKVMYRERIALPPEANLTVQLSDVSLADAPSKVIGETRIESVQGSPIPFAINFDTDQIQPGHTYALQARISAGDTLWFVNDERYTIDPENPGEPAEIKVVMVRKSGDEGVTIGIEGKDWLAEDIQGGGVIDNAQTTLTVSSDGAVSGSGGCNRYFSKAVVTGENISFADIGSTYVQCPPALMNQERKFLDVLGKTKSYKIDMGKLVLFDDEGKEMARLAQSL, from the coding sequence ATGCGAAATGGACTGGCAAAAACCCTTTCAATTGCTGCGGCACTCGTGGTCGGCATTGGCGCGCTTGGTGGCGCTGCCTTATTCCTGACCACGTCGATGCCGACGAGCAGCATTGCCGCGGAAAAAACCGTCAGCGGCAAGGTGATGTATCGTGAGCGTATCGCGCTGCCACCGGAGGCAAACCTGACGGTTCAGCTTTCCGATGTCTCGCTGGCCGACGCTCCTTCCAAAGTCATTGGCGAAACGCGGATTGAATCCGTTCAGGGATCGCCGATCCCGTTTGCCATCAATTTTGATACGGACCAGATTCAGCCCGGTCATACCTATGCCCTGCAGGCGCGCATTTCGGCAGGCGATACGCTATGGTTCGTCAATGACGAGCGCTATACCATCGATCCGGAGAACCCCGGCGAACCGGCAGAAATCAAGGTTGTGATGGTTCGCAAGAGCGGTGATGAAGGCGTTACCATCGGCATCGAGGGCAAGGACTGGCTCGCGGAAGACATTCAGGGCGGCGGCGTGATCGACAATGCTCAGACGACGCTGACGGTTTCGAGCGACGGTGCCGTCAGTGGCTCAGGCGGCTGCAACCGTTATTTCAGCAAGGCGGTCGTGACCGGGGAAAACATTTCCTTTGCCGATATCGGATCGACCTATGTCCAGTGCCCGCCTGCCCTCATGAACCAGGAACGCAAGTTCCTCGATGTGCTCGGCAAAACCAAGTCCTACAAGATCGACATGGGCAAGCTTGTTCTCTTCGATGACGAAGGAAAAGAAATGGCAAGGCTCGCACAGAGCCTCTGA
- the ndk gene encoding nucleoside-diphosphate kinase — protein sequence MAIERTFSMIKPDATRRNLTGAITAKLEAAGLRVVASKRVWMSLREAEGFYAVHKDRPFFGELTEFMSSGPTIVQVLEGENAIAKNREVMGATNPANADEGTIRKEFALSIGENSVHGSDAPETAAEEIAYWFSGTEIVG from the coding sequence ATGGCAATCGAACGTACCTTCTCCATGATCAAGCCCGATGCGACCCGCCGCAACCTGACCGGCGCAATCACTGCCAAGCTTGAAGCAGCTGGCCTGCGCGTCGTCGCTTCGAAGCGCGTCTGGATGAGCCTGCGTGAAGCTGAAGGCTTCTATGCTGTTCACAAGGATCGCCCGTTCTTCGGCGAACTGACCGAATTCATGTCTTCCGGCCCGACGATCGTTCAGGTTCTGGAAGGCGAAAACGCCATCGCCAAGAACCGCGAAGTCATGGGTGCAACCAACCCGGCCAACGCTGACGAAGGCACCATCCGCAAGGAATTCGCCCTGTCGATCGGCGAAAACTCCGTGCACGGTTCGGACGCTCCAGAAACCGCTGCAGAAGAAATCGCTTACTGGTTCTCGGGCACCGAAATCGTCGGCTAA
- a CDS encoding DinB family protein, with product MEQHFQMFAWYNRWANELLYAAAADLSDEEYRLDLGLFFGSIHRTLNHLLVTDRIWMKRFTGEGDHPKQLDAIITDNFITLRDLRHAEDERICRYTDSLNADKLAGRFTYTTVSDLRTMSQRLAPSLAHLFNHQTHHRGQIHAALTRLGTDAPSLDLSQFQRTEGGRRFA from the coding sequence ATGGAACAGCATTTTCAAATGTTTGCGTGGTACAATCGCTGGGCCAACGAACTGCTCTATGCCGCTGCCGCCGATCTGAGCGACGAGGAATACCGGCTCGATCTTGGGCTGTTCTTCGGTTCGATCCATCGCACGCTCAACCATCTTCTGGTCACCGACCGCATCTGGATGAAGCGGTTTACCGGCGAAGGCGACCATCCAAAGCAACTCGACGCCATCATCACCGACAATTTCATCACGCTGCGCGATCTGCGTCATGCCGAAGATGAACGCATCTGCCGGTACACCGACTCCTTGAACGCCGACAAGCTTGCTGGACGTTTTACCTATACGACCGTTTCGGACCTGCGCACGATGAGCCAGCGGCTTGCGCCTTCGCTGGCGCATCTGTTCAATCACCAGACCCATCATCGCGGCCAGATCCACGCGGCATTGACGCGGCTCGGTACCGACGCTCCGTCGCTCGACCTCTCACAATTCCAGCGAACCGAAGGCGGACGCCGCTTCGCCTGA
- a CDS encoding ABC-F family ATP-binding cassette domain-containing protein encodes MLILDDISVRIAGRLLIDHASVTLPAGSKTGFVGRNGTGKSTLFRVITGDLAPETGSISLPKNTRIGQVAQEAPGTEDALIEIVMKADKERTALLEEADTATDPHRIAEIHTRLADINAHSAEARAGAILSGLGFNAEAQRQPASAFSGGWRMRVALAAVLFAEPDLLLLDEPTNYLDLEGVLWLVDYVKRYPHTVIIISHDRDLLNSATSSIMHLDQKKISFWRGNYDQFERQRHEMLELQQKAHAKQEAHRKHMESFVERFRAKATKARQAQSRMKALEKLKPIELYVESNVQPFRFPDADKKTASPVIALDNADVGYVPGKPVLRNVTLRIDNDDRIALLGSNGNGKSTLAKLIAGRLTPEKGTLTLSPSLKVAFFAQHQMDDLIPEDNAIEHVRKLMPTEPEAKVRARVAQMGLSTEKMLTPAKDLSGGEKARLLMGLATFHGPNLLILDEPTNHLDIDSREELVHALNAFNGAVILIAHDRHLIEATMERLWLVREGGVKAFEGDLDEYRQIVLADAKGEPAADRDDNAKVNKAEQRKLAAQKREAMAPLQKKIKETEALIQKLQKQIQGFSSQLEDPALYEKEPQKAVRINKDMSDTRSALADAEDKWLELSTEYEEAMAD; translated from the coding sequence ATGCTTATCCTTGACGACATCTCCGTACGAATTGCCGGACGCCTCTTGATCGACCATGCCAGCGTAACGCTGCCTGCGGGGTCGAAGACGGGTTTCGTCGGCCGCAACGGCACCGGCAAATCCACGCTGTTTCGTGTGATCACGGGCGATCTTGCGCCGGAAACAGGCAGCATCTCGCTTCCGAAAAATACCCGTATCGGTCAGGTGGCGCAGGAAGCGCCCGGCACCGAGGACGCACTGATTGAAATCGTCATGAAGGCGGACAAGGAGCGCACAGCACTTCTTGAAGAGGCCGACACGGCAACCGACCCGCACCGCATTGCGGAAATTCATACACGCCTTGCCGATATCAATGCGCATTCGGCGGAAGCTCGCGCAGGCGCCATTCTGTCCGGTCTCGGTTTCAACGCCGAAGCACAACGCCAGCCTGCGTCCGCCTTTTCCGGCGGCTGGCGCATGCGCGTCGCTCTGGCCGCAGTTCTTTTCGCCGAACCGGACCTGCTGCTCCTCGACGAACCGACCAACTATCTCGACCTTGAAGGCGTGCTGTGGCTGGTCGACTATGTGAAGCGCTATCCGCACACCGTCATCATCATCAGCCACGACCGTGATCTCCTGAACTCGGCGACCAGTTCGATCATGCATCTCGACCAGAAGAAGATCAGCTTCTGGCGTGGCAATTACGATCAGTTCGAGCGCCAGCGCCACGAAATGCTGGAATTGCAGCAGAAGGCCCACGCCAAGCAGGAAGCCCACCGCAAGCACATGGAATCCTTCGTGGAACGGTTCCGTGCCAAGGCCACCAAGGCCCGTCAGGCGCAATCGCGCATGAAGGCTTTGGAAAAGCTCAAGCCAATTGAGCTTTATGTTGAAAGCAATGTGCAGCCGTTTCGTTTTCCGGATGCCGACAAAAAGACGGCATCGCCTGTCATCGCGCTTGATAATGCCGATGTCGGTTATGTGCCGGGCAAGCCGGTCCTTCGCAATGTGACCTTGCGCATCGACAATGATGACCGCATCGCCCTCCTCGGCTCGAACGGTAACGGTAAGTCAACGCTTGCAAAGCTGATTGCCGGTCGTCTGACGCCGGAAAAAGGCACGCTCACGCTTTCGCCGAGCCTGAAAGTCGCATTCTTCGCACAGCATCAGATGGACGATCTGATTCCTGAAGACAATGCCATCGAGCATGTGCGCAAACTCATGCCGACGGAACCGGAAGCGAAGGTGCGCGCGCGCGTTGCGCAGATGGGCCTGTCGACCGAGAAGATGCTGACGCCGGCCAAAGACCTGTCCGGTGGCGAGAAAGCGCGCCTCCTGATGGGACTTGCGACCTTTCATGGTCCCAACCTGTTGATCCTCGACGAACCGACCAACCATCTCGACATCGACAGCCGCGAGGAGCTTGTGCATGCGCTGAACGCTTTCAACGGCGCGGTTATCCTGATTGCCCACGACCGCCATCTTATCGAAGCCACGATGGAACGACTCTGGTTGGTCCGCGAAGGCGGCGTGAAGGCGTTTGAAGGCGATCTCGATGAATACCGACAGATCGTTCTTGCTGATGCCAAGGGAGAACCGGCTGCCGACCGCGACGATAACGCCAAGGTCAACAAGGCTGAACAGCGAAAGCTCGCCGCCCAGAAGCGCGAAGCCATGGCGCCGCTGCAGAAAAAGATCAAGGAAACCGAAGCCTTGATTCAAAAACTGCAGAAACAGATTCAAGGCTTCTCGTCGCAACTGGAAGACCCGGCGCTTTACGAGAAGGAACCTCAGAAGGCGGTCCGGATCAACAAGGACATGAGCGATACCCGTTCTGCACTTGCGGATGCAGAGGACAAGTGGCTGGAGCTTTCCACCGAATATGAAGAAGCTATGGCCGATTAA